The Ralstonia pickettii DTP0602 genome segment GATCAGCGCCGTGTGGTGGGCGAGGATCAGCTTGCGCGCGAGGTCATCGTAGTCGGCCAGCAAGTAGACGGCGGCGAAGCCGAGCTGGGCGTTGACGAACAGCGGGAGTTTCACCGGTTGCACGTTCAGGTTCTCACCCAGGCTGAGCGCCGGAGGCACGCCGGACAGCGCCTGGTCCACCTGTTCACGCAGCGTCTGCAGATGCGTCTTGGTTTCGGCCAGTTTGTCCTCGATGCGCAGCATCCACCAGTCCGAGTAGGGATCGTCCTGCTCGGCGCCGCGCTTCATCTTGCTCATCACGCTGATGTAGCCATTGAGGCCGATGATGCCGGGACGCCCCTCGGCGGCAGCGCGGCCACGCCAGATGCGGGACGCGTGGTGTGTGTGCAGCGTCAGCGACATCGCGCTGCGCAGCGATCCGAGATTCAGTTGCAGGGATTCATTGGCCATTGGACGACTCGAGAAGAAGGAACGAGTCGCCAGCATCGGCGTCGGCCGGAAGGCCGTCAGTCAACAAACCGCAGCCCGCGCTTGCCCGCTTTGTTCGACGCGGAAGGCCGGGCGTGCCAGTTATCTCCTGGGGATAGCACGGCAGTGTTCGGCCAGTTCATGGAGCGCTCGCACAGCGCCATGCGCGCAGTGGGCGCTATACCTCTAGTGCTCTGTACCAGGCGGCCCGCTGTCCATCCACGTCTCGATAGCGAAGCTCGAACAGCCGACACTCATGTACCACCTGGCGCCAACTGCTGCATCCGTACTTGGCGGGCAGTTGCTCGGGATGCCGTTCGGAGATCCACCGTCCGGCCGCGGCAATGGGCGTCCATCCATCGACGGCCAGTTCCCCGGCCGCCTCGCGCAAAACGCGAACGATGCCGGCTACCGGCCAATCTACCGTTCCGTCCGGTGCAATGCCGTTGACCACCAGATCGTGAAACACATCCGACTGGGCGAACTCCGCCGCCAGGCGCCGTACCTGATCCATGTGCTCAGCCCAGCCGCGCAGTTGCTCGAAGCGCTGATCGACGCGCGTATAGGCGGCGGTGAGTGCATCGTGTGCTGCGCGGCATCCGTCCGCCGTCCAAAGGTCGTGCAGGTCGATGAAGTGGTGTACCAGGGTATTGCGCAACAACACCAGCTCCTTGAGGTCCGCCTGCGTCTTGGCGTAGTTCTCGGCGGACAGGCTCAGTTGGACCCGTGTGCGAAAGGAAATCGCGTCGCCAGGCAGGTCCGCG includes the following:
- a CDS encoding hypothetical protein (K14623: dinD; DNA-damage-inducible protein D); protein product: MTTPSTDDALQPLQREVQRMLGRCLLRLQQYERLMKAIVAHHDISGPAHSLEAIRVARIEDTATKTLGTLVGLLFGSYVVTEGGDDTKPDADLPGDAISFRTRVQLSLSAENYAKTQADLKELVLLRNTLVHHFIDLHDLWTADGCRAAHDALTAAYTRVDQRFEQLRGWAEHMDQVRRLAAEFAQSDVFHDLVVNGIAPDGTVDWPVAGIVRVLREAAGELAVDGWTPIAAAGRWISERHPEQLPAKYGCSSWRQVVHECRLFELRYRDVDGQRAAWYRALEV
- a CDS encoding integrating conjugative element protein; amino-acid sequence: MANESLQLNLGSLRSAMSLTLHTHHASRIWRGRAAAEGRPGIIGLNGYISVMSKMKRGAEQDDPYSDWWMLRIEDKLAETKTHLQTLREQVDQALSGVPPALSLGENLNVQPVKLPLFVNAQLGFAAVYLLADYDDLARKLILAHHTALIDRSTLERWLNDGAHALRSLFSLAQQYRYSGTTRDDFAAKNEAARAAVEKFGELPQDVLEGTHRSRFAPPIARRDGRSESSAAPTAAGPTSTSIDGAASTVARDEDATE